In Choloepus didactylus isolate mChoDid1 chromosome 18, mChoDid1.pri, whole genome shotgun sequence, the genomic stretch GGGAATAAaataagagagggagggaaagacaaGCGTCATTAAGTCATTAAGGAACAGAggtggagggaaagaaggagctcCAGGATTCAAAACCAGACTgaagtatttttataatttttcttttctgcacaGGAGATTCCTGTTCTGACTTAATTGACAGACACACTGATACGGGCTCTTTCAGCGTTGACTGAAGAAACTCAACGGCTGCTATCGCTTCTCTACCAATTCAAGTGATTTCCCTTGTCATGGACTGCCTCTCTCTGAGGTATGTGTAAGTAGTTTGGGAACAAATCTTCATTTGCAAGTTAATTCAAGCCTCAGCTTTGgggtgaagattttttttttcagatatgatTTCAAATATCCGTTTATTGACCTATCATTGAATAGCAGCGATTAAGTTGTTAGTGACTAAAATTTACATGTTTACAGGCAGCTGTAATATTTGGTTTCACAGAGAGTGATATTTTGACTAACCGTAGCAGTGAAGAACTTGTGAGGTTTGATTTGGGAGTTAAATTTGTTTTGAGTGGATGTTTAATACATTTGAAGAATTAATCTAATTGAAATGGTCTCAAGTATCTTCCTTTAAACTTTTTTGGTAACTGCAACTGCTCAACTGTTTACTGGCTTGGTTGCTTTTCAAGGATGGAAGAGAGTGACTTGCATCTCTGAGCGAGAAGCAAGAGGTTTTCACTGACTTGGCTAGACACGTTTCAGCCAAATGCTTTTAATTGAGAGTCTCAGGTTTGTCCTGaaattttcaaattcaaaacATTTGGAAAGGGGCATCACAGAAATTTTTGTACACAAGGGCATGGGAAAAaagattttgtaaaattttactgaaaatttAGCATGCTGAATTTTTAAGTATGTTATAGTAAACATGTCATCAAAATTCCTTGTTAAGTTTAATAGAAAATGTTTGGATTGACAGCTAAGACTCTAAGAATTGATCTGATCTTTAACAAAAGAAAGCACAAAATTGTGTTCTATGAagttcttgcttttttttcttctttttccattttcaaatggATTGAAGAATATTGCCACATTTTAGATCACAAATGTTAGCCTCATTGTCTCTGAATTTTTGCAGAACTGCCCACCACCCACTGTGAAAGGTAGGAGAAGGTCCCAGGATACATGTTGCACTGTGTTTAATAGTAACACAATAAAGACACTTGTTAGCTGTCAGTTGATGGAGAAGACTATCGTGCATACTCTGGCTACATGTCTTGACTTTGCTTTCATAGGCAGTGATGATTGGGAAAGAATGCATGTTAGGCATAGCAACAAGGGCAGAGGCAAAGTTGCTCTGAGATGTGGAACTATCTGAAGTATTGTTTGTAACATATTCTTCTCTAGAATGAAGTCATCTTTGGATCAGGGGTCAGGCTTTTCTGTGTGTTTAGAGGAAAGAGAAGCAATAGACAAAGTGGAAATGCTTGTAAAACATTTGTAGACAACCAGGGTATATTAAGCACTGTAAAGTGTTTCCTGGCTTTTATATCTTTCCTTTATGTTTTTCTGCTTTATCTTGTTTTTTGCCCAATGCAAAGAGAATGCAaccaattagaaaataattaaagttgATTTTCTCGTGCATTCATGCCTTCTGTGAAAGCTGACCCCTTTATTCTACTTGCAGTGCTCTTTTTGATGCTTTTGGCTAACATCTCCTGTCTTCTCCACAGTTTCCACCCTGTTTGAGGCCCTCTAGAGCTAGTCTGTGAACCCAGTGTGGAAACACTGCTGtaaaaaaaatgactgaagaaCCCATCAAGGAGTTCCTGGGAACCCCGAAGTCTCCCAAGCCAGAGACAATGGAGAAAAGCCCCAAAAGTGAAATTGTGGTCACCATGGTCCCCCTGGTGAGTGAGATTCAGCTGACGGCCGCCACAGGGGGTACTGAGCTCTCCTGCTACCGCTGCATCATCCCCTTTGCCGTGTTTATCCTCATCACTGGGGTAGTGGTCACCGCTGTGGCTTACAGCTTCGATTCCCATGGCTCCATCATCTCCATCTTTGGCCTGGTCCTTCTGTCATCTGGACTTCTATTGTTAGCTTCCAGTGCCTTGTGCTGGAAAGTGAGACAGAGGAGCAAGCAAGCCAAGAGACGAGAGAGTCAGATGACTCTCGTGGCACATCAGAGAAGCTTATTTGCCTAAGACTGAACGAGACCAAATGGGATATATGGCCTGAAAAAACTGCTCTGATGTTGTCAGCCAACTCGCCCAGAACCAGCATGTGAGAGAATGGACCTAGCACTGGTGCGGAACAGATGATGAGAATGAGGGTGGCTTGGGGAAGGAGGCTGGAAGGGATTCTCCCTTCTGAGGAaggatttgggtcttctttaatGACAAACTTAACCCTAAGGGCTATTTCTAGGTGGAAAAATCAGCTTTCTCTCTACATTAAATATTTTGGAGGACATGGGAGGTGCACAGCATTTGGTAACATTTGGTTCACCTTGGAAAGCAGCCAAGAAAAGTGGGAAAACAATCAGACAGTCCTGGCACACCAGAGAcctgcctcaaaaaaaaaaaagaaaaatagcccaAACTCTTAAGAAATTGTGTCATTAAACTGTTCTGCTGAATGTAAGCTTGCCTTGGATTTTGTATACTTCTATGAAATTAGGtgataatttttttcaataagtTGATTCTCTGACATCtgtgtttatttttcactttcagtaaCTCATCACTGGTGGTACTTTTCTTGAAGAATAAActaatattttttatgttttaaccTTGGACAATTTTAGATGATTGTAATGATgtataagaagtaaaaaaagtAAGAGGCATAGCTAATAGCTACTAGATGACATGGGGTGAGGGGATGGTTAAATTAATATGTAAAGAATCTAATACAGCACTTTTgatgatttttatataaaagttTAATGTACATTTccttcaaaataataaatactcaTTGCTGCTGAGACTTCTTAAATGGTTGTTTTGttgcaattatttttattgtagttCCAAATTgcctgtcttctctttcttcatttacgACATCACAATATTTCTACCAAATGGGTATGTTGCTTCTTCCTAGCTTAATTAGaagattttcatgtttttatcaTATCATTTTTTCATGACTGGGAAGAGTAATATAATTATGCTTTCTACAGTATAAAGGATTCCTATGCCATTAACAATTATGAAATCAATGCCTGGGGTTAAATgtgtattgtatatttttttaatcattccttAAACATTTGTTTAACACAcattattgagcaccaactacatatatgccaggcattgtatAGCTTCTTAGACTGTTTACTTCAGTCTTAACGGAGTTCAAATTAAGTTACTGCTTGAATTCTGTGGATGTTGAGGTATTTCACAGCTAGGACTGTACCCCATAACTATAGGCAGAGATATCCCTCGTTCATGTATTTTGAACCATGTTAAACTAGAACCTGAGGATGGTTTATCATGGGGTTTTcttaaagtttggaaaaacaagacaaaaacaaagCCTAGCTTAACACATTCATTGAAAGGCATTCTTTCCAGGAATCTAAATATGGCAGAAGCCCTCTGGCCCTGACTGCTCCTTGGTGCTCAGGTAGTTTTGATGAGTGGAAACGCCTTAATGGCCTACTTTCTCCTGGCTTTGAAGGTCAGATGGTGAAAGTCTGCAAGTTGTTGATTACTGTAGCGTAGACCATAATTATCTTAAACACTTACAGATCAACATTTCTTTCGACCAAATGCAAGACACTTGTGGAATAGTGTTTATTTCCACAGGAGGGAGTCTGTGCTTTGACCACGTCCTTCTTCTGTTCAGATATATTCAAATGCTCCCCATTGCTTTATGAAGAAATTTCTTAGCCAGATGATCAAGGATTTCCACAGCCTGATCCAAACAGATGCATCCAGTTTGATTCTCACTCCAACCCTGCAAACTCCTTGTGAGTTAGTCAGGCCAGACGGTTCACCATTCCTTGATCAGGTTTTGGTGCTTCTGCCTCCAGGTCTGTTCAAACTTGTATTTTTCCCTCCCCGACGTGGAAATCCTTTCCATTTCCATATCACTATATCCAAATCCTGCTTCTCATTAGAGCACCAGTTCAAATGTTACCTCTTCTTAGTAGCTCTCCCTTTAATCTGAAAATAACTGCTCCTTCAGTgggtcttcatttatttattctctgatgGCACCTTGTATTTTCTATCATGTTGACAACATAATTGTTTTATCCTCTTTCCAAAATTCCTTAAAATTGTGTGATGTGTCTTATATTTTCCTCCCATGTGGTGCCTAATAAAATGTCttacacatagtaggtactcaataagtgTTGCTAAATGAACAATAGAAGGAAAAATCAGAAAGTGAGTGGTTTATCCAGAGTTATAGTCCATTTATTCTAATCTTGTCAAAGAAAATTGTTCAGTCTTCAATTCTCCCAAAATAGGTCATCCCACTTTACCCTGCCTCTGCTTTAAGCACCAGGTTTTGATGCGTATTTAGTACCTTTGTATATCTCTAGCCACAGACCTGAACACACCTGCCCTTCAAAAGGTTTGAAAAGTAAAGTCATGAATTACCTTAGGCCACCAGGGGGCCTCATGCTGCTACCTGAGTCTCAAACAAAATACTATGGAGTGACTTAAATGGTAATGTCTGAAATGGGGTCATATTTGGGGATAGCAATATCTCTCCTAGATGTGAGGAGTTGGAGGAGATCCTCCATTTAGCCCATCACTACCCATCTCATGAAACCACTCCACAGTCGCTGTCTAGAGGTGTCCTGATAAGGGAAGGACTTGCCCTGTCTAGGGATCCTCCAGGCACATTAAAAGCTATACACCCCTGCAAAGCTGGAAGGCACAGAAATGTCCTGGGCATTATGAATCTGACCCCCCAAGGAGAATAAACCCAGACTGAAATCATTTTATAACAATATGTCTAAATGTATGTCTTTATTGGGCAAGGGCGGTCTCTACAAATGGTTCTATCATATGGAGAGCAGCAGGTGTTAAGTGCATGCATTTGCTTGATGCCTGCAGATATGTATGAAAAAGACATTGCAACCCCACCCTCGGAGGATCAGAAGCCAGCCGTATCACCTGGCAAGACTCCCCCTAAACCCCATACAACCCGGGGTGCAGAGGAACAACTTTTCATCCCATCCCATGCAACGTGTCTCTGACCCAAGTGAAACCCTTGCTGTCTTGGCTAATCTAGGGAAGGAGGTCTGGTGGACAGGGCCGGTGACTGAGGCTAGAGGGTGACTCCAAGAGAACCAGATCACAGATTCTCAAACCTGCCTCCTTCCATCCTCACCCcacacctcccacccccccacccccaaaaaagggagggaggcagggaagaaaggaaggagagagggagagaaagaaggaaggaagggagagagagagggaggaaaggagggagagagggaaggagagaggaagggagggaaggtgggacggagggagggtgggaaggagggaagaagggaggaatgaAGAAGATAGTAtcctgtctcctgggaagtaTTAATGGTTTTGGACTTAGAAGTTCTGATtatgaatcccagctctaccattaAGCTAGCCAGGTGATCTTGAGAAGTTAAGCCTCATCCTTAAAATATGGTAAAATTCTAAGAAATGGtttacatttgacaaaatatgaAGTACTAAAGAATTACAAATTGCTGTTTATGATAATATCTAatgttcagcttctttcttcacTTAATGTCCCAAAAAATAATTAGTCATCAAGCAGCCCCCTGCTttgattattatatatatttataatatagaaCTTTAACATCAGTCACTTTGCTTAACCTTAACATTATCCACAAAGGCCAAAGTAATCTGGAAAAAGCACCAGTTCCACAGATGAATAATAACTcatattcttgtatttttttgtaattttaatagttttataattttaaaagtatgcaTACATTGGAGTCATTGTAAAGGTGTATTTAATATGGAAAGTCAATTGTGTGCCTTCAAAAAAGAGAGATCAAGAGAGTGAGAAGTCCCTTTTTGCCAAACTTGTTCTAGATAGGCTGCCCCACAGACCAGGAGACTCTGGCAGAAATCTTCCAAGAAATGAAGAACTAAGTTCCTGGTTCCTGCCTTTTGAGCTTCCAAGAGCCTGCGTCCTGGCAATTTAAGATTTATTCAAGACTTTTCAAGGGTAATTTTGCTTACACTCGGTTTTTACGTTACTTTCTGACTTCAGAGCCTGATCCTTATGTAACAGGATTCAACTGTGCCTGCCAGTCCTCCTTAAAGTACTAAAGAATTACAAAATTGCTATTTATAATAATATCTAACTTTCAAAAGCTTTGGAGGGCAAATACCCGCTTGCCCTGCACGTGAGGAGACCCAGTACAGAGCAGGGAAGAGACTTGCTCAAGCAACGTTCTCAGCAAGGGAAGCCCAGAGCTGGGCCCAGTAAGTTAACTTTATATTATTGTTATCCCAGTTTTTGTCATAACTGAAATAATTCCTAGAATGTCTCTTTAGGAGAGGGAGACAATAAAGGTGAGTGTTTTAATGCCTAGTTTTGAAAAACTTTCATTAAAGTAGTACGGATAAAAGCCTACGGTTCAATGCATTTTCGCAGACACTGTGGAACTAGCACCTAGATGAAGAATGGAATATTACCAGCACCCCAAAGCCCCCCTTGTATCACTTCCCATCACTATCCCTTCAGGGGTAACCACTACCCCGACCTTGAGCACATAGAGTGATTGTGCctgttttttacttatttaaatggaatcacatgGTGTAtactttctgtgcctggcttcaTTTTGTAGTTACGGTTGGTTCATTCTCATTGCCATGTAGAATTCCAGTGTATCAATATGCCATCATTTACTATCCCTTTTACTATCGATAAACATTTGGAGAGTTTCTAgtttctaacttttaaaaatggtactTGTGGCCTCCAAGGTAGCTCCAGCGATCCCCTCCCAGTGGTACTCAGGCTCTTGTGTAGTCCCCTCCCACACTGTCCTAGGGCTGGTCTGgttataaaagacactgtggcttTCATCTTGGTGTTTCACTGCCCCTTCTTTCCACTCCTTCTCCCTCTCATCACTCGCTCTGGGGAAAGGCGTGTCATGAGGACACTCAGGCAGCATGGAGAGGACCACGTGGTAAGGAGCTGAGGTCTCCAGCCAACAGTCGGCGAGAAGCTGGGGCTTAACAACAacctgagtgagcttggaagtgggtCCTCCCCAAGGAGAGTCTTCAGATGACTCAATCCCCAGCCTACAGCTTGAATGCAACCTTGGGAGAGACcttgagccagaaccacccagccatGGCCACATTATGACTTTCAGGGGCCCTGGTCACTTTAGTCTTTAATTTAGTCTTCATGGGCCCCATCctccatttaaagaaaaaaacaaaaataaaaacaaaaaaaaaactttaaaaagtatattGTCTCACTTATTGTGAGAAGGAAATTGCACTGAAAAAGACTGCGGGCACTAGGCACTGTGCCTACTGGGCCTAATGGAAAAGTTGGCCCTGCTTGCGGCTAAGTCATACCTgcattcctgacccacagaaactgggacataataaatgcttgtttttttaagttgctaagGTATGgtataatttgttatgcagcaatagataactaatatggTGCTGTTATGAACCTTCTTGTATATGATTTTTGATGCACATATGTACATATTTCTATGGACTATTTCTGGATAAAAGGTAGGACTATGTTCAGTTTTACTGACAGTTTACCAAAACTGTTGAACCTATTTACTCTCCTTCCAGTACTGTAAGAGAGTCCTGGATGCACTGCATCCTCATCctcatcatttttttattttattttttaacattccccatccttttaattttaaccattatGATTGGTATAATACCTACTTTTTAAAAGTCTGGGAAAATAGTCCAAAATAAGAAGGGAAGTGCTCTGGAGACCAGTAACCAAGACTGGAGACTGGAAGACTCAGCTGCAGAGTTTAATTTCTAATTCCAAcacctaacatttattgagctctcacTGTGCTCCAAGAACCATGCTCTGAGCTTTGCATGGACTATTTCATTTGATCCTACAACAACCTAgtaaagtaggtactattattatcttcttcattatacagatgaggaaaccaaatcAAAGATTACATCAAATGATCAAAATCACACAGCTTGAAAGGGGTAGGGCCAGAATTCAAACTCCAGAATCTACTCACTTAACCACTGTGTTTATATTGCCTGGTATATAGTAAATTTTCAATATATGATTCTTGAATGAATGTCTCAAAGCAGAAGCTGAGCAACACAAGGTCGGGAGTCTTACCTAAAGAGTAAGGTCATCAAGAGTTTTAAGAAACCAGGCCTAAACGTGGAGGTCTTTACTGAATCATTTGCCAGCTGAAGCAAGGTCTTTTGATACTCATTCCTCCATATAGCTGTAGCATTTTACAAATATCAAGACTCTCTCAGTCACATCTTCTGA encodes the following:
- the TMEM100 gene encoding transmembrane protein 100 encodes the protein MTEEPIKEFLGTPKSPKPETMEKSPKSEIVVTMVPLVSEIQLTAATGGTELSCYRCIIPFAVFILITGVVVTAVAYSFDSHGSIISIFGLVLLSSGLLLLASSALCWKVRQRSKQAKRRESQMTLVAHQRSLFA